The Candidatus Hinthialibacter antarcticus genome window below encodes:
- a CDS encoding Gfo/Idh/MocA family oxidoreductase, whose protein sequence is MNQSSDQTAVPRRNFLTTSAASTASLMLVSSKTAFTATANSALRMGVIGCGGRGNHVSGVFIRNTNSQIIGLADFFQDRLESTQQGLGERLLAMDRKKIESSKLFAGMDGYKKLLEEDLDHVLITSPPYYHPLHLEAVVNAGKHVYCEKPVAVDVAGAKRVMEIGKKAHGKVSLMVGFQIRESPEYQEVQKRIQNGDIGDPVAGMVHYHSGRLGVKKLDNASEQEFRLRNWVFDQVLSGDIITEQNVHVIDVCNWFLDGHPVKAVGTGGRKARTDVGDCWDHFEVIYDYPGEVKISFGSSQYLTGWGECLDRVFGTKGVGEASYGGGGHITGPNDWHSERKSLLGGAEESKVKKLEESIRSGNFVNQAEIGATSTLTCVLGRMAAYGNKEVTWDEMMKSNLKYDAKIKL, encoded by the coding sequence ATGAACCAATCAAGCGATCAAACCGCTGTGCCGCGCCGCAACTTTCTCACCACCAGCGCGGCCTCTACCGCAAGTTTAATGCTCGTGAGTTCGAAGACCGCATTTACCGCAACCGCAAACAGCGCCCTGCGCATGGGCGTGATTGGCTGCGGCGGACGCGGCAACCACGTATCGGGCGTGTTTATCCGTAACACCAATTCGCAAATTATCGGCCTGGCCGACTTCTTCCAAGACCGTTTGGAAAGCACCCAGCAAGGCCTCGGCGAGCGCCTGCTTGCGATGGACCGCAAAAAAATTGAGTCGTCCAAACTGTTTGCGGGCATGGACGGCTATAAGAAATTGCTGGAAGAAGACCTCGACCATGTGTTGATTACCAGCCCGCCCTATTATCACCCCTTACACCTGGAGGCAGTGGTCAACGCAGGCAAACACGTCTATTGCGAAAAACCGGTAGCGGTCGACGTAGCGGGCGCCAAGCGCGTGATGGAAATCGGCAAAAAAGCCCACGGCAAAGTCAGTTTGATGGTCGGCTTCCAGATTCGCGAGAGTCCCGAATATCAAGAAGTGCAAAAACGCATCCAAAACGGCGACATCGGCGACCCCGTCGCGGGCATGGTCCATTATCACTCCGGGCGCCTGGGCGTGAAGAAACTCGACAACGCCAGCGAACAGGAATTCCGCCTGCGCAACTGGGTATTCGACCAGGTGCTCTCCGGCGACATCATTACTGAGCAGAACGTCCACGTCATCGACGTATGCAACTGGTTCCTCGACGGGCATCCTGTCAAAGCCGTTGGAACGGGCGGACGCAAAGCGCGTACTGACGTTGGCGATTGCTGGGACCATTTCGAAGTGATTTACGACTACCCCGGCGAGGTAAAAATCTCATTCGGGTCGTCGCAATATCTGACCGGCTGGGGCGAATGTCTCGACCGCGTCTTCGGGACAAAAGGGGTCGGCGAAGCATCATACGGCGGCGGCGGACACATCACCGGCCCCAACGATTGGCACTCGGAACGCAAGAGCCTCTTAGGCGGCGCCGAAGAAAGCAAAGTGAAGAAACTCGAAGAAAGCATCCGCAGCGGTAACTTCGTCAACCAGGCTGAAATCGGCGCGACCAGCACGCTGACTTGCGTCTTGGGCCGCATGGCCGCCTATGGCAACAAAGAAGTCACCTGGGACGAGATGATGAAATCAAACTTGAAATACGACGCAAAAATCAAGTTGTAA
- the nuoI gene encoding NADH-quinone oxidoreductase subunit NuoI, whose amino-acid sequence MQEAVFKQIPAEPKQGRVKVHVTAGQIKTLGWSRSFQIFLAIVKGMSLTFRHLFRKPVTFNYPNQKRSQSPRFRGVHRLQRFEDGKERCVGCGLCSVVCPSDAIYLEACENTPDNMVSHGERHAKFYQIDMLRCIFCGFCEEACPEDAIVMGPNWEAASTHRDDFIYTKDRLLVPIEKKDEWFRKGMTWKEEEEKTVPVSHDLPEYYIAQKKKEEKRAARAKS is encoded by the coding sequence ATGCAAGAAGCGGTGTTTAAACAGATTCCTGCGGAACCCAAACAAGGCCGCGTAAAAGTCCATGTCACGGCGGGGCAAATCAAAACCCTTGGCTGGTCGCGCTCGTTCCAGATTTTTTTGGCGATCGTCAAAGGCATGTCGTTGACCTTTCGCCACCTGTTCCGTAAACCAGTTACGTTTAACTATCCCAACCAGAAGCGCTCTCAATCGCCGCGCTTTCGCGGGGTGCACCGCTTACAGCGCTTCGAGGATGGAAAAGAACGCTGCGTAGGGTGCGGCCTTTGTTCGGTGGTCTGCCCGTCAGACGCGATCTATCTCGAAGCTTGCGAAAACACGCCCGATAACATGGTGTCGCACGGCGAACGTCATGCGAAATTTTACCAGATCGACATGCTGCGCTGCATCTTCTGCGGCTTTTGTGAAGAAGCCTGCCCCGAAGACGCCATTGTCATGGGCCCCAATTGGGAAGCCGCCAGCACCCATCGCGACGACTTCATCTATACCAAAGACCGCCTGCTGGTTCCGATTGAGAAAAAAGACGAATGGTTCCGTAAAGGCATGACGTGGAAGGAAGAAGAAGAGAAAACCGTCCCGGTTTCGCACGACTTGCCGGAGTATTACATCGCGCAGAAGAAAAAAGAAGAAAAGCGCGCCGCCCGCGCCAAATCATAA
- the hemA gene encoding glutamyl-tRNA reductase, producing MMDQQRAESSSCHFIVLSFNHQNLALPDLRQYLFEQDELDAFLASLKTRCHIDDAIGLCTCNRAEIYIITNSVREGMTTALQALAERNHVSVEDLLSILTVKVDSNAVTHLARLASGLESMVVGDGQILGQLKKSYQQANQDNGAHRATHILLQKAFSIAKRVRNETGLGKGRVSVSALAVEFAKEHFGSMHKVRAAVVGAGKMSSLAAKYLYQAGVKELRIVNRTYESAQELAQQVNATVFGLDEIERALQGCDLIICGTASTEPVITPALFESERLRGQAPQMAIDIALPPDIDPAVAEMDCVEVVSLEDLRACAERNQAGRESELAHAEEIVMSELKQLGPWPQPIQLDQIAKDLGVYADRIYQEELQGLYDLVPDLTPEQQEAVAARMKRMAERIVLAPRRNLRRGETIKSCPEAVKCLAEVFREASGARSLAAVTLEPASTNEK from the coding sequence ATGATGGATCAACAACGCGCCGAATCTTCTTCCTGCCACTTTATCGTTCTGAGTTTTAACCATCAGAATCTCGCGCTGCCTGACTTACGCCAGTATCTTTTTGAGCAAGATGAACTGGACGCATTTTTAGCCAGCCTGAAAACGCGATGCCACATTGACGACGCGATCGGGTTGTGTACGTGTAACCGCGCTGAAATCTATATCATTACCAATTCCGTTCGCGAAGGTATGACCACAGCGTTACAAGCGCTGGCGGAACGCAACCATGTTTCGGTTGAAGACTTGCTTTCGATCCTGACCGTGAAGGTCGATTCAAACGCGGTGACCCATCTCGCCCGGCTGGCGTCCGGTTTGGAGTCAATGGTGGTGGGCGACGGGCAGATATTAGGGCAACTAAAAAAGTCTTACCAACAGGCCAACCAAGATAATGGCGCCCATCGGGCGACCCATATTCTCTTGCAAAAAGCGTTTTCCATTGCCAAGCGGGTGCGCAACGAAACCGGGCTGGGCAAAGGCCGGGTGTCGGTCAGCGCCTTGGCGGTCGAGTTTGCCAAAGAGCATTTCGGCTCCATGCACAAAGTACGCGCCGCTGTAGTCGGCGCTGGCAAGATGAGTTCGCTGGCGGCGAAGTATTTATATCAGGCGGGCGTGAAAGAACTGCGCATCGTTAACCGCACCTACGAAAGTGCGCAAGAACTCGCCCAGCAAGTCAACGCGACCGTGTTTGGGTTAGACGAAATCGAACGCGCCCTGCAAGGCTGCGACTTGATTATCTGCGGCACCGCCTCGACTGAGCCCGTGATTACTCCCGCATTGTTTGAATCCGAACGCCTGCGCGGTCAAGCGCCGCAGATGGCGATTGATATTGCCTTGCCGCCCGACATCGACCCCGCCGTCGCTGAAATGGACTGCGTTGAAGTGGTCAGCTTAGAAGACCTGCGCGCTTGCGCCGAACGAAACCAGGCGGGCCGCGAAAGCGAACTGGCTCACGCCGAAGAAATTGTAATGAGCGAACTCAAACAACTCGGTCCTTGGCCGCAACCCATTCAACTTGACCAGATCGCCAAAGACCTGGGCGTTTATGCAGACCGTATTTATCAAGAAGAATTGCAAGGCTTGTATGATCTGGTTCCTGATTTAACGCCAGAGCAGCAAGAAGCCGTCGCCGCCCGCATGAAACGCATGGCGGAACGCATCGTGCTCGCGCCGCGCCGCAATTTGCGCCGGGGCGAAACCATTAAATCATGCCCCGAAGCAGTCAAGTGTCTGGCGGAAGTATTTCGCGAAGCCAGCGGCGCGCGTTCGCTGGCAGCCGTGACGCTTGAACCTGCATCCACCAACGAAAAATAA
- the hemE gene encoding uroporphyrinogen decarboxylase, which yields MTQASSPKPTTQLTKKQRFMGAIEHKPIDRPPVWLMRQAGRYLPEYQAVKAKYTFHEMCRMPDIAADVSIQPMDRFGMDAIIVFNDILIPLQDMGFTVEYKEGGPVVDPPARCHGDLSRIQPARFDETPAVFDSLTEIRRRVGDDVPVLGFAGAPFTMAAYMSEGVTSKNLRHIKTLTYGQPDLLQQLLERVTETVIDYLRIQIKAGVNAVQIFDTWAGALSKEAYRKFALPYQQQVIKTIQDEGTPVILYVKNSPHVLDELGDSGAAVVSVDWLTPLNEAHVRLGKSVALQGNMDPTVLYANPEAVAQEAQRILEGLDRTTGHIVNLGHGILPETPVESVRAFVETVKGYEYASHSA from the coding sequence ATGACGCAAGCCTCATCCCCAAAACCGACAACGCAGCTGACGAAAAAACAACGCTTCATGGGGGCCATCGAACACAAGCCCATTGACCGCCCGCCCGTATGGCTGATGCGCCAGGCGGGACGTTACCTGCCCGAATATCAGGCGGTGAAGGCGAAATACACCTTCCATGAAATGTGCCGTATGCCCGACATCGCGGCGGACGTTTCCATCCAACCGATGGACCGGTTTGGTATGGACGCGATCATTGTGTTCAATGATATTTTGATTCCCCTGCAAGACATGGGCTTCACGGTGGAATACAAAGAAGGCGGCCCGGTGGTTGATCCGCCTGCGCGTTGCCATGGCGATTTGTCGCGCATTCAACCCGCGCGTTTCGATGAAACCCCGGCGGTGTTTGATTCGTTGACTGAGATCCGCCGACGCGTAGGCGATGACGTCCCGGTGCTCGGTTTTGCGGGCGCGCCCTTCACCATGGCGGCCTATATGAGCGAAGGCGTGACCAGCAAGAACCTGCGCCACATCAAAACCCTGACCTATGGACAACCGGATTTGCTGCAGCAGTTGCTGGAGCGGGTAACCGAAACCGTGATCGACTACCTGCGCATCCAAATCAAAGCAGGCGTGAACGCAGTGCAGATTTTCGACACCTGGGCGGGCGCGCTCTCGAAAGAGGCGTACCGCAAATTTGCGCTGCCATACCAACAACAAGTCATCAAGACAATTCAAGACGAGGGAACCCCGGTTATACTCTATGTGAAGAATTCACCGCATGTGTTAGATGAACTGGGCGACAGCGGCGCCGCCGTGGTCAGCGTCGATTGGCTCACGCCGCTCAACGAAGCGCATGTGCGTTTAGGTAAATCGGTTGCGCTGCAAGGCAACATGGACCCGACGGTGTTGTATGCGAATCCCGAAGCGGTCGCGCAAGAGGCTCAACGCATACTCGAAGGCCTCGACCGCACCACCGGACACATCGTCAACTTAGGACACGGCATCTTGCCCGAAACGCCGGTCGAGAGCGTGCGCGCATTTGTAGAAACGGTCAAAGGATATGAATACGCTTCCCACAGCGCCTAA
- the hemN gene encoding oxygen-independent coproporphyrinogen III oxidase, which yields MNTLPTAPKPEIDRDLINKYSMRGPRYTSYPTAPEWSDAVGEEAYWRHIEATNPGDSTQPLSLYIHIPFCGERCHFCGCNVIITSREDIHNNYVDLVCMEVERVAAKVDKTRRVIQFHLGGGTPTEISPAALERLLKFVKGQFNFDPAAELSIEVDLRVTTPQHLDVLIGCGFNRISMGVQDFSKETQEAINRLQSREQTEDFIKLCREKGFVSVNVDLVYGLPHQSTDTVNKTLDAIFEIDPDRIALYNYAFLPGKLGNQRRMEESWLPSAEERFNIFQLAIDRFTENGFVYIGMDHFAKPDDELTIAQREGTLQRNFMGFTTRAGADLYSFGVSSISSLDAIYTQNIKKLHTYEKLVRGGALPIERGIELTKDDRMRRWVIMELMCNLRLPVERFNQTWDENFHDYFADELTRLKPFIDDGLIEPNITKEIHVLELGRIIIRPIAMVFDYYLQQAQQTGRKTPTFSKTL from the coding sequence ATGAATACGCTTCCCACAGCGCCTAAACCCGAGATCGACCGCGATCTCATCAATAAATACAGTATGCGCGGGCCGCGCTACACCAGCTATCCGACTGCGCCTGAATGGAGCGACGCCGTCGGCGAAGAGGCCTATTGGCGCCATATCGAAGCCACCAATCCCGGCGATTCCACCCAACCGCTGTCGTTGTATATTCACATTCCATTCTGCGGCGAACGCTGCCATTTCTGCGGCTGCAACGTCATCATCACCAGTCGTGAAGATATTCACAATAATTACGTCGATCTGGTTTGTATGGAGGTCGAGCGGGTCGCGGCGAAAGTCGACAAAACCCGCCGCGTGATTCAGTTTCACCTCGGGGGCGGAACCCCAACCGAAATTTCGCCCGCCGCGCTGGAACGGCTGCTCAAGTTTGTGAAGGGGCAATTTAACTTTGACCCCGCCGCCGAACTCTCCATCGAAGTCGACCTGCGAGTGACCACGCCCCAACATCTCGACGTGTTAATTGGCTGCGGCTTCAACCGCATCTCGATGGGCGTACAGGATTTTTCAAAAGAAACCCAGGAAGCCATTAACCGCCTTCAGAGTCGCGAACAAACAGAGGATTTCATCAAACTCTGCCGCGAAAAAGGCTTTGTCAGCGTCAATGTTGACTTGGTCTACGGCCTGCCGCATCAAAGCACAGATACAGTTAACAAGACGCTGGATGCGATTTTTGAAATTGACCCCGACCGCATCGCGTTATACAACTACGCATTTTTGCCTGGCAAACTCGGCAACCAGCGCCGCATGGAAGAATCGTGGCTGCCGTCCGCCGAAGAACGCTTTAACATCTTTCAACTCGCGATTGACCGCTTTACCGAAAACGGATTTGTCTATATCGGCATGGACCACTTCGCCAAGCCCGACGACGAACTCACCATCGCCCAGCGCGAAGGTACGCTTCAGCGTAACTTCATGGGCTTCACCACCCGCGCCGGGGCCGATCTCTATTCGTTCGGGGTGTCGTCAATCAGCAGCCTGGACGCGATTTACACGCAAAATATCAAAAAATTACACACGTATGAAAAACTGGTTCGCGGCGGCGCGTTGCCAATCGAGCGCGGCATCGAACTTACGAAGGACGACCGCATGCGCCGCTGGGTCATCATGGAACTCATGTGTAATCTGCGCCTGCCCGTTGAGCGCTTCAACCAGACTTGGGACGAAAACTTCCATGACTATTTCGCCGATGAACTGACGCGCTTAAAACCGTTTATCGACGATGGGTTGATCGAGCCCAATATCACCAAAGAAATCCATGTGCTCGAATTGGGACGCATTATCATTCGCCCCATCGCCATGGTGTTTGATTATTACTTGCAACAGGCGCAACAAACCGGACGCAAGACGCCGACGTTTTCAAAAACTTTATAA